A genomic window from Cutibacterium acnes includes:
- a CDS encoding DUF4234 domain-containing protein: protein MGTFDTNRSLLKYILLGIITFGIYDVWVLARAGEDLNVIASRWDGRRTMNFWLVALVISPLTIGIAMYIWMHQVCGSIGREQNR from the coding sequence ATGGGCACTTTTGACACCAACCGGTCCCTGCTCAAGTACATTCTGCTGGGGATAATCACCTTCGGCATCTACGACGTCTGGGTGCTGGCCCGGGCCGGCGAGGACCTCAATGTCATCGCATCGCGGTGGGACGGCCGACGTACTATGAATTTCTGGCTCGTCGCCCTGGTGATCTCTCCGCTGACTATTGGAATTGCCATGTACATCTGGATGCATCAGGTCTGTGGGAGTATTGGGCGCGAACAGAATCGATGA
- a CDS encoding DUF1707 domain-containing protein, with amino-acid sequence MNSWQTWQTGKDGWLVNDVDRDRVVAFLRDAYVDGRLSPDDFDDRVTRALGAVTRADLNAALTGLAVVGGQAHGSRIAAGETLAAGVIGLSPLFLGPLGPMLGVAISPRGSWIRRQAAQQANFQLVALLLAIVVLGVAVKTNLMIVTFPFVGMAWFAGTIMHAAKAFEGIEWTNPLLRVIPLRFFDDGRRRAVGSLSRGR; translated from the coding sequence ATGAACAGTTGGCAGACGTGGCAAACCGGAAAAGATGGCTGGCTTGTCAACGACGTCGACCGTGATCGAGTCGTGGCCTTCTTGCGCGATGCCTACGTTGACGGTCGGCTCTCGCCCGACGACTTCGACGATAGGGTGACTCGCGCTTTGGGGGCGGTGACTCGCGCTGATCTCAATGCCGCCCTGACCGGACTAGCGGTCGTCGGTGGACAGGCTCACGGTTCGCGTATCGCCGCAGGCGAGACGTTGGCAGCTGGCGTCATTGGGCTGTCCCCATTGTTCCTTGGGCCTCTTGGGCCGATGCTGGGAGTTGCTATCTCGCCACGGGGGTCCTGGATACGTCGTCAGGCGGCCCAACAGGCCAATTTCCAGCTCGTCGCGCTGCTCCTGGCGATAGTGGTATTGGGAGTTGCCGTCAAAACGAACCTCATGATCGTGACCTTCCCATTCGTCGGTATGGCGTGGTTCGCTGGCACGATCATGCACGCTGCTAAAGCATTCGAGGGAATTGAGTGGACGAACCCCCTCCTACGGGTGATCCCGCTGAGATTTTTCGATGATGGACGACGGCGTGCGGTAGGTTCGTTAAGTCGTGGTCGATGA
- a CDS encoding DUF1707 domain-containing protein, whose translation MNWGTDDSSLRVTNEQRDRVLDHINDAYAHGAIDDMERERRTETALLARTRCELDESYRNLPSFKPSVPEGIRTPLPDIPDKRPTTGVGLCGLSALVSGPIGPAVGFALTAQGSWAHSKIKLQLVTQIVFFAFVAGFGISPTGFGLNHRNAGFLSLIWTVVTIVQAVRGFKGQD comes from the coding sequence ATGAATTGGGGGACCGACGACTCGTCGCTGCGGGTGACGAATGAGCAGCGAGACCGGGTTCTCGACCACATCAACGACGCTTATGCCCACGGTGCCATTGACGATATGGAGCGAGAACGCCGCACTGAAACCGCATTATTGGCGCGAACTCGCTGCGAACTCGACGAGAGCTATCGCAATCTGCCGTCCTTCAAGCCCTCCGTCCCCGAGGGGATCAGGACACCATTGCCGGACATCCCGGACAAAAGGCCTACGACGGGAGTCGGGCTGTGCGGTCTGTCAGCTCTGGTTAGTGGTCCGATTGGACCGGCTGTCGGTTTCGCGCTGACGGCTCAAGGGTCATGGGCGCACAGCAAGATCAAACTCCAGCTGGTGACCCAGATCGTATTCTTCGCCTTCGTGGCAGGCTTTGGTATAAGCCCGACGGGCTTTGGCTTGAATCACCGGAACGCGGGCTTCCTGTCACTGATCTGGACGGTGGTCACGATTGTGCAGGCAGTTCGAGGGTTCAAAGGGCAAGACTGA
- the argH gene encoding argininosuccinate lyase, translated as MALWGGRFSGGPSEALAALSVSTQFDWRLARHDIAGSSAHAGVLHAAGLLDDDQYEGMMKALNALEEDVVSGRFVAQPEDEDVHTALERGLMERAGKDLGGRLRAGRSRNDQIIALLRRYLREEARSLAGELLGLAHVLSRQAEDVGDAVIAGRTHMQHAQPVLLAHQLLAHAWPLLRDVQRFRDLDARLDCSPYGSGALAGSSLGLDPEAVARDLGFSSSVPNSIDGTAARDVVAEFAFVAAQVGVDLSRLSEEIIIWNTREFGYVTLDDSFSTGSSIMPQKKNPDIAELARGKAGRLIGDLAGLMASLKGLPLAYARDLQEDKEPVFDQIDQLHLLLPAITGMVDTAVFNTDRMAEMAGQGFSLATDVAEWLVRQGVPFRVAHELSGACVREAESQNKELADLTDQELTAIDPRLTPQVREVMTVQGSVRSRAGRGGTAPERVAEQITELREAIAGLRSFGEAETR; from the coding sequence ATGGCGCTGTGGGGTGGACGATTCTCTGGCGGCCCGTCTGAGGCGCTGGCGGCGCTGTCAGTCTCCACCCAATTCGATTGGCGACTAGCCCGCCACGACATTGCTGGATCGAGTGCTCACGCCGGGGTACTTCATGCCGCAGGTCTCCTCGATGACGATCAGTACGAGGGGATGATGAAGGCTCTTAACGCCTTGGAGGAGGACGTTGTTTCGGGCCGTTTCGTGGCTCAGCCAGAGGACGAGGATGTCCATACTGCTCTGGAGCGCGGTCTCATGGAGCGTGCCGGGAAAGATCTCGGAGGACGGCTACGTGCCGGGCGTTCCCGCAACGACCAGATTATTGCTCTGCTGCGTCGCTACCTTCGTGAGGAAGCCCGCAGTCTTGCTGGGGAGCTTCTGGGACTCGCTCATGTGCTAAGTCGACAAGCCGAGGACGTCGGTGACGCGGTTATCGCTGGTCGTACCCACATGCAGCACGCCCAGCCGGTGTTGCTGGCTCACCAGCTGCTGGCCCACGCGTGGCCGCTGCTCCGCGACGTGCAGCGTTTTCGCGATCTCGATGCGCGACTGGATTGTTCGCCATACGGATCCGGGGCACTAGCAGGATCATCATTGGGTCTGGATCCAGAGGCGGTTGCACGTGATCTGGGGTTCTCGTCGTCAGTCCCGAATTCCATTGATGGTACTGCGGCTCGAGACGTTGTTGCTGAGTTCGCCTTCGTTGCCGCCCAGGTCGGAGTCGACTTATCGCGGTTGAGTGAAGAGATCATCATCTGGAATACCCGCGAGTTCGGTTACGTCACTCTCGACGATTCCTTCTCGACGGGTTCATCGATCATGCCGCAAAAAAAGAACCCGGACATCGCTGAGCTTGCCCGCGGCAAGGCAGGGCGTCTCATTGGTGATCTTGCCGGTCTCATGGCTTCCCTTAAGGGCCTGCCACTGGCCTACGCCCGTGACCTTCAGGAGGATAAAGAGCCGGTTTTCGACCAGATTGACCAGCTCCACCTGCTGTTGCCAGCTATCACTGGAATGGTGGACACCGCCGTGTTCAACACCGATCGCATGGCCGAGATGGCTGGTCAGGGGTTCTCATTGGCTACCGACGTTGCCGAGTGGTTGGTACGCCAGGGGGTTCCCTTCCGGGTCGCCCACGAGTTGTCCGGGGCTTGCGTGCGCGAGGCAGAGTCTCAGAATAAGGAGTTGGCCGATCTCACCGACCAGGAACTTACCGCGATCGATCCCCGTCTAACCCCGCAGGTGCGCGAGGTCATGACAGTTCAGGGGTCAGTACGCTCTCGGGCCGGACGCGGTGGGACCGCGCCTGAGCGCGTCGCTGAGCAGATCACCGAGCTGCGCGAGGCCATTGCGGGCTTGCGCAGTTTCGGAGAGGCCGAAACCCGATGA
- a CDS encoding acetylornithine transaminase: MSERMTMAEQQTNGNWQERYRNALLGVFGNPQLCLDHGQGCVVVDNDGKEYLDLLGGIAVNALGYAHPAWVEAVSHQSETLAHVSNFFTTGPQLDLAEKLLALAKAPKGSAVFLSNSGTEANEAAIKICLARKNGRIIALNHAFHGRSLGALSLTHKIAYRQPFGPSAVDVTFIAPEDPDALASELDRGDVSGVFMEPIQGEAGVVPLSDEYLQQVRELTACHDVLMVVDEVQCGMGRTGRWFAHQSAHITPDVMTMAKALGGGFPIGATMAFGSDVSGILAAGQHGTTFGGNPLACAAALAVISTIESDDLLTHVRQIGTLMSTALRQSHPRITEVRGTGALLGVQFDSDIAADLVAAARHAGFIVNAVNPSTLRLAPPYILTKAEAESFIAALPRLIDAVQA; the protein is encoded by the coding sequence ATGTCTGAGAGGATGACGATGGCGGAGCAACAAACGAACGGCAATTGGCAAGAGCGCTACCGCAATGCACTTCTCGGCGTGTTTGGCAATCCTCAGCTGTGCCTAGACCACGGCCAGGGTTGCGTCGTTGTCGACAATGATGGCAAGGAATACCTGGACTTGCTGGGTGGAATTGCGGTCAACGCCTTGGGATATGCCCATCCAGCGTGGGTCGAGGCTGTGAGCCATCAGTCAGAGACACTGGCTCATGTCTCGAACTTTTTTACCACGGGGCCCCAGCTGGATCTCGCAGAAAAACTCCTCGCACTGGCGAAAGCACCAAAGGGGTCGGCAGTGTTTCTCTCGAACTCTGGTACTGAAGCCAATGAGGCGGCCATCAAGATCTGTTTGGCTCGTAAAAACGGACGTATCATCGCCCTTAATCATGCTTTCCACGGTCGTAGTCTCGGCGCTCTTTCGTTGACCCACAAGATCGCTTACCGTCAACCGTTCGGTCCCTCGGCTGTCGATGTCACCTTCATAGCTCCCGAAGACCCAGACGCATTAGCTAGTGAGCTAGACAGGGGCGATGTTTCCGGGGTCTTTATGGAACCCATTCAGGGTGAGGCTGGGGTCGTCCCCTTGTCGGATGAATACCTACAGCAGGTACGCGAGCTGACGGCCTGCCACGATGTCCTCATGGTCGTCGACGAGGTGCAATGTGGCATGGGACGTACCGGTCGCTGGTTTGCGCACCAGAGCGCCCACATCACCCCCGACGTGATGACTATGGCGAAAGCACTGGGAGGCGGCTTTCCTATCGGTGCGACGATGGCGTTCGGATCGGACGTATCTGGGATCCTCGCAGCCGGGCAGCACGGGACTACCTTCGGCGGCAACCCGCTAGCTTGTGCTGCGGCGTTAGCGGTCATTTCTACGATCGAATCCGATGATCTACTGACTCACGTCCGTCAGATCGGCACCTTGATGTCGACCGCGCTGCGCCAAAGTCATCCGCGCATTACAGAGGTACGGGGTACCGGTGCTCTCCTTGGCGTCCAGTTCGATTCGGACATCGCCGCCGATCTTGTCGCGGCTGCCCGCCATGCTGGGTTCATCGTCAACGCTGTTAACCCATCGACACTGAGGTTGGCCCCGCCCTACATCCTCACGAAGGCGGAGGCCGAGTCCTTCATCGCTGCCCTTCCCCGTCTCATTGACGCGGTGCAGGCCTGA
- the argB gene encoding acetylglutamate kinase, whose product MTLALDIPLNDTQFSAQRKSEVLVEALPWIRRFQGRTVVVKYGGNAMVDPGLQQAFADDIVFMASVGIRPIVVHGGGPQINAMLAESATPVEFRNGLRVTSPEVMEVVRMVLVGQVGRQLVNRINAYAPLAAGMSGEDSGLLSARKSRVIVDGEQIDMGLVGDIVDVNIDLVISMLDRGQIPVIAPVSPEVDAAGRPTGQVLNVNADTAATAIAQALRAEKLVMLTNVAGIYGTWPDPHTLISEVSASDLRAMIPRLGEGMRPKAQALLDAIDGGVSSAAIVDGRIEHALLLEIFTTRGVGTMARSDDYV is encoded by the coding sequence ATGACCCTTGCTCTTGACATCCCCCTCAACGACACCCAGTTCTCGGCTCAGCGGAAATCTGAGGTCCTGGTAGAAGCGCTGCCTTGGATCAGGCGGTTTCAGGGCCGCACTGTCGTCGTGAAATATGGCGGCAACGCGATGGTTGATCCCGGCCTGCAGCAGGCCTTCGCCGACGACATTGTGTTTATGGCCTCTGTGGGGATTCGCCCTATTGTCGTCCACGGTGGTGGCCCTCAGATCAATGCGATGCTTGCTGAATCTGCTACCCCAGTGGAGTTCCGTAATGGTTTGCGGGTGACATCTCCGGAGGTCATGGAGGTTGTCCGGATGGTGCTCGTCGGGCAGGTGGGCCGTCAGCTCGTTAATCGAATCAACGCCTATGCGCCGCTAGCAGCTGGCATGTCAGGTGAGGACTCTGGACTTTTGTCGGCCCGGAAGTCGCGGGTAATTGTTGATGGCGAGCAAATAGACATGGGTTTGGTGGGAGACATCGTTGACGTCAACATCGATCTCGTTATCTCTATGCTTGATCGCGGTCAGATTCCGGTCATTGCACCGGTGAGTCCCGAGGTTGACGCGGCTGGTCGTCCCACCGGACAGGTTCTCAACGTCAATGCCGACACTGCCGCCACCGCTATTGCTCAGGCACTACGTGCGGAAAAGCTCGTCATGCTGACAAACGTCGCTGGTATTTATGGCACCTGGCCTGACCCTCACACTCTTATCTCTGAGGTCTCCGCGAGTGATTTGCGTGCCATGATTCCGCGTCTAGGTGAGGGTATGCGTCCGAAGGCGCAGGCTCTGCTTGATGCCATTGACGGCGGGGTCTCGAGTGCTGCGATTGTAGACGGACGCATTGAACACGCCCTTTTGCTGGAGATTTTCACTACCAGGGGCGTCGGAACAATGGCACGCAGCGACGACTATGTCTGA
- a CDS encoding bifunctional ornithine acetyltransferase/N-acetylglutamate synthase: protein MSVTYPLGFRAGGIQAGLRTTPGLDLALIVNDGPADVVAGVFTTNRVCAAPVQWSRHATADHKARAVIVNAAVANACTGIDGFADCDITFSRVDSDACMSTNDTVVAMASGASGISLTGDELTDALTELCAILARQLVADAEGSHHDVKVTVTGAISTEAAVAVAREVTRSNLVKTAIAGNDPNWGRILAAIGCVPENVAPFDPDQVDVSINDIQICKAGGIGEDRNLVDMRPREVHIDIELHAGDAEAAVWTNDLTHQYVEENSEYTS, encoded by the coding sequence ATGTCGGTCACCTATCCACTCGGATTCCGCGCCGGGGGTATTCAGGCCGGGTTGCGAACCACCCCAGGCCTGGACCTTGCACTCATCGTCAACGATGGACCCGCCGACGTCGTTGCCGGGGTATTCACAACAAACCGCGTGTGCGCTGCGCCGGTCCAGTGGTCGCGTCATGCCACTGCCGACCACAAGGCTCGTGCTGTCATTGTCAACGCGGCTGTCGCTAACGCCTGTACCGGGATCGATGGCTTCGCCGACTGTGACATCACCTTCAGTCGGGTTGACTCCGATGCCTGCATGTCGACCAATGACACAGTTGTCGCTATGGCCTCGGGGGCTTCCGGTATCAGCCTGACGGGTGATGAACTTACCGACGCACTCACCGAGCTGTGCGCCATCTTGGCTCGCCAGCTTGTCGCAGATGCTGAGGGATCCCACCACGATGTCAAAGTGACCGTTACAGGTGCCATCAGTACCGAAGCTGCTGTGGCGGTGGCCCGGGAGGTCACGCGTTCCAACCTCGTCAAAACGGCTATCGCAGGAAATGACCCCAACTGGGGTCGCATCCTCGCGGCGATCGGATGTGTTCCCGAGAATGTAGCTCCCTTCGATCCCGACCAAGTGGATGTGTCTATCAATGACATCCAGATCTGTAAGGCCGGGGGTATCGGGGAGGACCGCAACCTCGTCGATATGAGGCCACGAGAGGTTCACATCGATATTGAGCTGCATGCGGGTGACGCCGAAGCTGCGGTATGGACCAATGATCTGACCCACCAATACGTCGAAGAGAATAGCGAGTATACATCATGA
- the argC gene encoding N-acetyl-gamma-glutamyl-phosphate reductase produces MHMSAKGFTVAVAGASGYAGAEVVRLLSGHPAFTMGDLAAHSQAGLPLAHVMPHLVGVAKERTLSEIDVERLASHDDAVVLALPHGASGQIVQELVKMNPDLVIVDAGADFRLLSASDWQRWYGSDHAGTWTYGLPELPRAEGGSQRDMLSGATRIAAPGCNASAVALGLAPLVGLVDISQSTATLIVGTSGAGKSSRPDLTFSRMSGGAHPYSVGNAHRHIPEILQSLRMAGAEKPHLSVSAVLVPMTRGILAVCTAPSQASSDDLLARLREVYGDEPLIHVTNAYPDTHDVVGSAMTHINAVGDPDNGLATIVVALDNLVKGTAGAVIQCLNVAFGLPETTGLPLIGLNP; encoded by the coding sequence ATGCACATGAGCGCAAAAGGATTCACTGTTGCCGTCGCCGGAGCTTCCGGGTATGCGGGAGCCGAAGTCGTGCGCCTGCTGTCAGGGCATCCCGCGTTTACGATGGGAGATCTTGCTGCGCACAGCCAGGCTGGACTTCCATTGGCGCACGTCATGCCTCACCTTGTCGGTGTGGCTAAGGAGCGAACCCTTTCCGAGATCGACGTTGAGCGTCTCGCCTCCCACGACGACGCCGTCGTGCTGGCCTTGCCTCATGGGGCTTCCGGGCAGATTGTCCAGGAGCTTGTGAAGATGAATCCCGACCTTGTCATCGTCGATGCTGGAGCGGACTTTCGGTTGTTATCAGCGTCAGACTGGCAGCGTTGGTACGGCAGTGACCACGCTGGTACCTGGACGTATGGACTTCCCGAGCTGCCACGAGCTGAGGGCGGCTCGCAACGTGACATGCTGTCAGGTGCAACCCGCATCGCTGCGCCAGGGTGCAATGCCTCCGCGGTTGCCCTGGGACTGGCACCCCTCGTCGGCCTTGTTGACATTTCTCAGTCGACAGCCACCCTTATAGTTGGGACATCCGGTGCTGGAAAATCCAGTCGTCCAGATCTCACATTCTCCCGAATGAGTGGGGGAGCCCATCCCTATTCGGTTGGTAACGCTCATCGTCACATTCCTGAAATTCTGCAGTCACTTCGCATGGCGGGAGCTGAGAAACCGCACCTGAGCGTTAGCGCCGTGCTGGTGCCGATGACCCGGGGAATTCTCGCCGTGTGCACCGCACCATCACAGGCTTCCTCTGATGATTTACTCGCGCGGTTGCGCGAGGTCTATGGTGACGAGCCACTCATTCACGTCACTAACGCCTACCCCGATACCCATGACGTCGTCGGGTCCGCTATGACGCACATCAATGCTGTGGGCGATCCTGATAACGGCCTTGCCACCATCGTTGTCGCTCTGGACAACCTTGTTAAAGGGACGGCTGGTGCCGTCATTCAATGTCTCAACGTGGCCTTTGGTCTCCCCGAGACTACGGGGTTGCCTCTCATTGGTCTTAATCCGTGA
- the smpB gene encoding SsrA-binding protein SmpB, with amino-acid sequence MPREQGVRVVARNRRATHDYTIGDTWEAGLVLQGTEVKSLRAGKATLTDAFAQVDERGEVWMYNLHIPEYAFGTWRNHDVMRKRKLLLNKREIAKLSREADGPGKTIVPLQLYFKDGYAKVEIAVGTGKRDWDKRQAIRERDAKREAQRALANRVRNRKR; translated from the coding sequence ATGCCCAGGGAGCAGGGGGTCAGGGTCGTCGCGCGTAACCGACGCGCCACCCATGACTACACCATCGGTGACACATGGGAGGCCGGGCTCGTTCTGCAGGGAACCGAGGTGAAGTCCCTGCGGGCTGGCAAGGCCACGTTGACTGATGCTTTCGCTCAGGTCGATGAACGCGGTGAGGTGTGGATGTATAACCTCCATATCCCCGAATATGCCTTCGGAACATGGCGAAATCACGACGTGATGCGCAAGCGCAAACTCTTGCTCAATAAGCGTGAGATCGCCAAGCTGTCTCGCGAGGCGGACGGCCCGGGCAAAACGATCGTTCCGTTGCAGCTCTACTTCAAGGACGGCTACGCCAAGGTCGAGATTGCCGTTGGCACCGGTAAGAGGGACTGGGATAAGCGCCAGGCGATCCGCGAACGCGATGCCAAGCGTGAAGCTCAGCGAGCTCTGGCAAATCGGGTGCGCAACCGCAAACGCTGA
- the ftsX gene encoding permease-like cell division protein FtsX, which produces MRHTLRETWSGLRRNAAMTLAVVVTMWVSLSLFGAALLATQQVDLLKGKWYDKVEVSVFLCVDGVPGAQCSGEKAATQAQKDAIREALESNPQVSRVYYESKHEAFEEYQRIYADSPVRDVLTEDTIQDSYRVKLVDPQQYQGVVTEAQSLPGVQSVVDLHNVLDPIFLWMNALRWVTFGMSVLLLVAAALQIGNTIRMAAFSRRRELGIMKLVGASNTYILMPFLLESLIAGLLGALLACVTLALGADVVVMRKMAHSITTLAWVGWPQVWKSIAWMVVVAVVLSVAPAYVATKKYLRV; this is translated from the coding sequence ATGCGTCACACCTTGCGAGAGACGTGGTCTGGACTACGCCGCAACGCAGCGATGACCCTGGCCGTCGTCGTCACCATGTGGGTGTCCCTGTCCCTATTCGGGGCGGCTCTGTTGGCCACCCAACAGGTCGATCTGCTCAAGGGCAAGTGGTACGACAAGGTCGAGGTATCGGTCTTTCTGTGCGTCGATGGTGTTCCTGGGGCCCAATGCTCAGGCGAGAAAGCTGCCACCCAGGCCCAAAAGGACGCCATCCGTGAGGCATTGGAGTCAAACCCGCAAGTTTCCCGCGTCTACTACGAATCCAAGCATGAGGCGTTCGAAGAGTATCAGCGTATCTATGCTGATTCTCCGGTGCGTGACGTCTTGACAGAGGACACCATCCAGGACTCGTATCGTGTCAAGCTGGTTGACCCTCAGCAGTACCAGGGGGTGGTGACGGAGGCTCAAAGTCTGCCGGGAGTGCAGTCGGTTGTCGACTTACATAACGTATTGGACCCGATATTCCTGTGGATGAATGCTCTGAGATGGGTCACCTTTGGGATGTCTGTGCTTCTGCTCGTTGCGGCAGCCTTGCAGATTGGTAACACGATTCGGATGGCGGCTTTCTCCAGACGTCGAGAATTGGGAATTATGAAACTTGTAGGTGCGTCCAACACCTATATCCTCATGCCTTTCCTCCTTGAATCTCTCATCGCAGGGCTTCTTGGCGCGCTGCTTGCCTGTGTGACCCTGGCTTTGGGCGCTGATGTGGTCGTCATGCGTAAAATGGCGCATTCTATTACGACGTTGGCATGGGTTGGATGGCCCCAGGTGTGGAAGTCCATCGCGTGGATGGTTGTCGTAGCAGTCGTGCTATCTGTGGCGCCAGCCTACGTTGCAACAAAGAAGTACCTTAGAGTCTAA
- the ftsE gene encoding cell division ATP-binding protein FtsE: MITFDSVTKTYTGQSQAALSDVNVDIDKGEFVFLVGQSGSGKSTFIRLILREYRPTRGTLYVAGKNLNQLRSWKVPALRRQIGTVFQDFRLLPKKTVYENVAFAMQVIGKPTKEIRSVVPDTLELVGLDGKQKRMPDELSGGEQQRVALARAFVNRPKILIADEPTGNLDPDTAVGIMKVLDRINRTGTTVVMATHDSTIVDQMRRRVIELEFGHVVRDENEGVYRNS; the protein is encoded by the coding sequence GTGATCACCTTCGATAGTGTCACAAAGACATATACCGGGCAGAGCCAAGCGGCTCTATCTGACGTCAATGTCGACATCGACAAGGGGGAGTTCGTTTTCCTCGTGGGTCAGTCCGGATCAGGGAAGTCGACCTTCATCCGACTCATCTTGCGTGAGTACCGACCCACCCGCGGCACCCTGTATGTCGCCGGGAAGAATCTTAACCAGTTGAGGTCGTGGAAGGTGCCCGCGTTGCGTCGCCAGATAGGCACGGTCTTCCAGGACTTCCGCCTGCTTCCGAAGAAGACGGTCTATGAGAACGTCGCCTTCGCGATGCAGGTTATCGGCAAGCCGACGAAGGAGATTCGCAGCGTCGTCCCCGACACCCTTGAATTGGTTGGCCTTGATGGTAAACAAAAGCGGATGCCCGACGAACTTTCCGGTGGCGAGCAACAGCGCGTCGCTCTGGCTAGGGCTTTTGTTAACCGCCCCAAGATCCTCATCGCAGACGAGCCCACTGGAAACCTTGATCCGGATACTGCAGTGGGCATCATGAAAGTGCTTGATCGCATTAATCGCACTGGCACGACGGTCGTCATGGCTACCCATGATTCGACGATTGTCGATCAGATGAGGCGGCGAGTGATCGAACTCGAGTTCGGACATGTTGTCCGGGACGAGAACGAGGGCGTCTACCGTAATTCTTGA
- the prfB gene encoding peptide chain release factor 2: MALVDLQQTVEDLDASLSSIENVLDPEAKKAEIADLERQVAVPNLWDDQENAQRVTSRLSALQAEIERLERLRARIEDVHVLLEFAAADDDKESLAEATTETVKLREEIDALEVRTLLSGQYDEREAVVTIRSEAGGVDAADFAEMLLRMYLRWSERHGYKVEILDTSYAEEAGIKSATFVVHAPFAYGTLSVEQGTHRLVRISPFDNQGRRQTSFAGVEVLPVVEETDHVDIPESDLRVDVFHASGPGGQGVNTTDSAVRLTHLPTGIVVSCQNERSQIQNKAAALRVLQAKLLEKAREEQEAEMNSLKSEGNSWGAQMRSYVLHPYQMVKDLRTNHEVGNTDAVFDGDIDDFIDAGIRWRRKNETD; encoded by the coding sequence GTGGCATTGGTAGACCTTCAGCAGACCGTTGAGGACCTCGACGCATCCCTGTCCTCGATTGAGAATGTTCTCGATCCGGAGGCTAAGAAAGCGGAGATCGCGGACCTCGAGAGGCAGGTGGCCGTTCCCAATCTCTGGGACGACCAAGAGAATGCGCAGCGGGTGACTTCTCGACTGTCGGCCCTGCAGGCTGAGATTGAACGTCTGGAGCGGTTGCGCGCGCGGATCGAGGATGTCCACGTGCTGTTGGAATTCGCGGCTGCTGATGACGACAAGGAATCCCTAGCTGAGGCGACGACCGAGACGGTTAAGCTTCGTGAGGAGATTGACGCTCTCGAGGTGAGGACCTTGCTGTCGGGGCAATACGACGAGCGCGAGGCCGTCGTCACGATTCGTTCAGAGGCTGGCGGTGTTGACGCTGCCGATTTTGCGGAGATGCTGCTACGCATGTACCTGCGTTGGTCCGAACGTCACGGCTACAAGGTTGAAATCCTCGACACTTCGTACGCTGAAGAGGCAGGCATTAAGTCGGCGACGTTCGTCGTTCATGCCCCCTTCGCCTACGGCACTCTTTCGGTCGAGCAGGGCACCCACCGTCTGGTGCGCATTAGTCCCTTCGACAACCAGGGGCGCCGTCAGACATCCTTTGCCGGTGTCGAGGTGTTGCCCGTCGTTGAGGAGACCGACCACGTCGACATCCCAGAGTCCGATCTGCGCGTTGACGTCTTCCATGCCTCGGGCCCTGGTGGCCAGGGTGTGAATACCACCGACTCTGCCGTTCGTCTGACACACCTTCCGACCGGCATCGTAGTGAGCTGTCAGAATGAGCGTTCCCAAATTCAGAACAAGGCCGCCGCCTTGCGAGTTCTTCAGGCCAAGCTGCTTGAGAAAGCCCGTGAGGAACAGGAAGCCGAAATGAATTCATTGAAGTCGGAGGGCAACTCTTGGGGAGCCCAGATGCGCTCCTACGTGCTGCATCCCTACCAAATGGTCAAGGATTTGCGTACGAATCATGAGGTCGGTAACACTGATGCCGTCTTCGACGGAGATATCGACGACTTCATCGACGCTGGTATTCGTTGGCGTCGCAAGAACGAAACCGACTGA